The window accacccaccttccacccggccgggccctcgctccgctattgaaacagcgagggtcagGGTCCGGgcacgcagcactgagctctgctgagctgccgacgtcggccttcgttcttcttctctgcctgttccgccccccgtcatcacgtattgacgtgggggctgggcagagaaggtctctactgcgcatttgcggcgagtacggtcactcgccgtttatatgtttgataggactaggttctatatagcatgcctaaaaatcagtgctgaaaaaaaaaattccctggaTTATATAGAGTGTGacttaaattgcacacgcaaatccggtcatattctgaatttatcacatttataccccacattttcccacatgtttgcaggctcaatgtggcttacaataaaccgaaaaggttatcgccagtccagtagttatacgattacaatatattgtggaaGTCAGAGAGGATAGAAAGAACAAGGTAAAACGGGGAAAAGTGGGaaggtaagagagtccaaaatggtccatttatatgctgttttgaaggACTTTAGGATTTATGTTAAATCCTGGTGGTAGGTCTTCCCGAataggctggtcttgagtaattttctgaagttgagatggtttcgagtagttttgacagctttaggcagtgcattccataattgggtgctgataaaggaaaaggaggaagtgtaggtggatttatatttgaagccgttgcaggtaggataatggagattaaggaatgaacgggatgtgcttgatgtattcctggttggaagattgattagggtgttcatgtatcccggggcgtctccataaagaattttgtgcactagggtgcagattttgaagttaattcgttcctttattgggagccaatgcaatttctctTGAAGGGGCTTGGaactttcaaatttggatttaccaaagattagtcttgctgctgtgttttgggcagtctgaagtttctttacaagttgttctttgcatcctgcgtattcTGAATTTGTGTTTGCAACTTAATccgttaacaagtcaatcagttcCGATAACtgtcaattaacaagcaattgttgacactaattggaatATGAGCACAGCTGTCTAAGgcctccttttatcaagctgtggcaaaagggggcctgcgttggcgTCAATGCATAGTTTGCATGCacgccgaggcctccttttaccacagctggtaaaaggcctggtctcgctttccttcaggaaatggccgggcggcaaggaaagcacttgccgcgcggccattttgggggggatcccttaccgccacccattgaggcttccgtgctaacccagcggtaaccaggcagcctgcggcactacccgattactgccgggtattatccggtgctacaaatttGCATAGCAACAGAAATGGCGGTGCGGTAGGgctgggaagtaccgccgggctgctgcagtagcccagtggtacttgctaaatagcgagcggtaagcccgcattgggcttaccactgcttagaaCAAGgagccctaagcatattctgtaacgtgatgcgtgtaaattctaagttgcatagagGGCGTGGCCATAGGCATAGAATTGGCAttcctaaaatctatgcgtgttgttatacaatacacctggtccatgcctaatttaacaaCATACaacagagagggtcaaagtacacaacaAGCAGTCCAGAAAATAGCACTgctttcactgcatgcaaatctatctcatgcgtgATTTTGTGTGATATTTTGAATAAATTGTGCTTTATTCACTTAACACACGCTAGTAAAATCAACCAACACTTAACTGCATCAGTGAATAAGCCTTTCTTACTTTTTTCAGGTTAAACATCGGAAGGATGGAAGGAGGAAACCAAACCGAAGTGAATGAATTTATTCTTTATGGGCTCACCATCAGTAAAGGTTCACAGGCTGCTCTCTTTACACTGTTCCTACTGCTTTACTCTCTCATATTGATTGGAAATATAGCCATCATCGTGTTGGTATGGTCTAACACTTCGCTCCACAAACCCATGTACATTTTCCTCGGCAATCTGTCTTTTCTCGAAATCTGGTACACAACCACCACTATCCCGAAAATGCTTTCTGGCTTGCTATCTAAAATTAACTCTATTTCTTTCAAAGGTTGcttcacacaattttatttcttcttcagCTGTGGTGCAACCGAGCATTTGCTTCTCACCGTCATGGGTTATGATCGATATCTAGCCATCTGCCACCCTCTCCGCTACAATACCTTAATGAGCAATAACAAATGCTATATCTTTATTGCATCTTGTTGGATTTTCGCATTCTGCTGGGCTTCGTTTCTTGTTATAACAATATCCAAGTTGCCATTCTGTGGCCCAAATAAGATTAATCATTTCCTGTGTGATCCAGGACCTCTGCTGGAACTCTCTTGTGTGAGGTACTTGAGAACAGAACTGACCATTACATTATACATCGCACTGTTGGTCTTCACTACCTTTGTCTTTACCTTCGTCTCATATGCTTTCATTATACAAACCATATTAAAAATCCCATCCTCATCTGGGCGCTCTAAGGCCTTCTCTACTTGTGCCTCCCACTTCACTGTGGTATCCATTTTTTATGGCTGTGTTATGTATATGTATATTAGACCATCGGGAAACCACCCATTTCCTATAGATAAGGTAATAGCTGTGTTCTACACAGTTGTGACTCCTCTATTGAATCCAGTAATCTATACTCTCAGGAACAAGGAGGCCCTGGAGGCAGTGAAGAAGGCAATGAAATTATAATAACGTATTCCTTTCTTTGTGTATATTAAATCTATATTTAGTAACATGATTCTCAAATCAGTTTTGGGTTCCCAAAAGGCAGTCAGGATTCAGGACATCCATTTATAACAAATAAAGCCCATTTTGCGTGAAcacagaattgagatgtccaggtctgGGCATGCTCAATTGCACTAGCATTTTAGAAAGAGACTGCCATTGTAGATACGTTTCTAAAATACCTACAAGAGTATATGTGTTTTGCCTTCATGTTATTCTAGACCTTCATTGAGGAACCGGTTGCCTGAAGATGTTAGGTGTTTGGTTAATTATTTACAATTTCGTAAGGCTGTGAAAACTTGGCGTTATGTCAACAGTTTTGGACAACAATACAGTTAAGATTGGGTTATTCTGTATTGAATTGGCTGATTCAGCATCAAAATTATTTTGTATGTGTACATGTTGAATTGTGTAATTGTAGCATTGTAAACCACTTCGGTGCCCTTAGGCGTAAAcgtagtatatcaaataaatcaaatcaaatcatgtGAGATAAGAGAAGCATTTTACAAGTATACATACTGAACAAATTAATGACACTGCCCCAGCAGTATCCATGTTTAGGTGGCAATTCCATAACTTTTGTATTGAAATAGCTACCCCATTTTGCAAAGCTATACATGTAAGTTCTACCAGTTAAGCGGCGAGGCCTCAGTTTTAACTTGGTTTTGTTTTGGAGGCATTAATTAACTACATGGGATTAAGAGGCTCCCTTCAGCCCTCATTTAGAAGACCTTTTACTGAAGGTTTGGCGTGTGGAATTAGGCTTGTGGCACGCCTACCAGGAACTGCCAGGCCACAGCACGTGCCATTTATGGTGCTATGgaaatttatttacatatttttacaaccgggttagcgcaggagcccttaccaccaactcaatgggtggcggtaagtgttccctcctgaaatggccacatagaaagtgcaaacttaccacatgggcatttctttttttggcctagTTACCCTCTATGTTAAAAGGGGCCTCGGTGCATAGCAAAAACATTCTCTGTTTCTAGCGCGGggcccatttttaccgcagcttggtaaaagggtcccttaaagcCCTGGCCAAAATGATAACTTTTAAAATCTTAGAGCTGGTGTAAACCCCGATATTGAAATTTTTCCCACATACATATGTTCCTCTTGTAAAATGTTGAATAGACATGCTGATATTACTCCAGCCCAAGCCACAACTTAACCCTCTCCTCTTGAAATTTCAGTAAGGTCTGGATCTCTATTGGGCtccttttcaaaagagaaggacgcccatgtttcgacataaatcggaagatggacatccttctcccagggtcgtccaaatcagtataaccaaaagccgattttggacgcccccaactgctttctgacgcagggacggccaaagttcaagggggcgtgttggaggtgtagcgaaggcggggcttgggagtgcctaacacttgacccataatcgaaagaaacaaggacgtccctgacgaacacttggacgactttacctggtcatgtttttcttacaaccaaggcacaaaaaggtgcccaaaatgcccagatgaccactggagagaatcggggatgacctccccttactcccccatggtcactaaccccctcccaccctcaaaaaatatctttcaaattattgattgccagcctctataccagcctcagatatcatactcaggtccatgacactatggtagtggtgtacagttgtgggtagtgggttttggtggggggggggggttgggggctcagcacacaaggtaagggagctatatacctgggagcaatttatgaagtccactgcagtgccccctagggtgcccggttggtgtcctggcatgtcagggggaccagtgcactacaaatgttggctccctCCACAACCAAATTGCttgcatttggtcttttctgaggtggacatccttggtttccattatcaccgaaaatcagaaacgaccaagtctaggaacgaccaaatttaaggatttggacgtccctgacggtattttcgaaatgaaagatggatgtcaatcttgttttgaaaatatgggtttccccgtccctagatcaggacgttttgcgaggatgtcgaaatcaaaacatggacgtccctttcgaaaatgcccctccatgtgtcaacAGAAAGCTTTCTGAAATGGTATTTAAATGTGTATGTGGCATGCATATGTAAATTCTACTACCTAACTGTGGCTATGTTCCTTTTGTAATTGCCTAATATACTATCCAAAATAAatgttgttttaattttatttatcctGTATTTTGTTTCAAATTCTCTAGATCTGTTTGCCCTGACAGCTTCAAGTCTTTGAAGGCTGTATCCCTTTAGGAGATGAATTTTATACTCCTAGATTCAGAATGTCTTTCTTAAAAATGTCATctcataaatataaaataaaactcaACAATTTTTCTGTTTGCAAGTGTTGAGGTGTATCATTTATTTCATGAAAGATATGAAATTGGTTAAAttcaataaaaagtatttttcgaCAGATATAGAATCCTGTGAAAAGTTATTGAATTTATAAAAACATCCACCAGAGGTTTATCTAAGGCAACAGATTAGCAGATTTCAGGATCATGTTCTTGGCCTTACAACACTGATCTGTACTACATCTTATGGGTGTCAAACACCAAATACAAAATCTCAAGGGACAAAATTCAAATAAGTCTTTCTTTCGCCAATCTTCCAACAAAAATCATCTGCATCTTAGCAGTGAAACCCAAAAATTTGACTGAAGAAGGCTGAATACAGAGTTGATACAGAAGCACAGTAGTCTTAACAAATTTTGACCATTTCTGAGAAATATATGGAAGGGTGTGAGGTTAGGAAAAAGATAAGATGGGGGATGAAAGAATTTGTTCCAATTTGCATTTGGGAATTTATATGAAAAGAGTGAAGCCATACcttccacagaaaactttccgaaatctagtacaatccacagtgctcacccatgccgactactgcaacagcatcttcatcggatgCCAAGCCCAAATTATGAataaactccaaaccgcccaaaacacagcagccagactcatttttgacaattcacgattcgaaagcgcaacaccacttcgtgaaaaacttcactggttcccaatcaaggaacgtataaaCTTCAaaacccacacaatgatccacaagatcctcaatggcgaatctccaagctacatgtccaacctgatcgatcttccagccaggaactggaCCAGAACAtctagaacatatctcaatcttcatcttcctaactgcaaaggcttcaaatacaaaacctactacataTCCAACTTCTCtatcataggcagccaactctggaacgccatacctcgacacatccgaaaaaccacagaacacctacccttccgaaaactgctgaagacttacctcttccaacaagcctacccaaaagacccgtcCTAATTCTCAAACATAATTCCACACATAATTCCACATCATTAGTatcacccatactccaatccctTCCCCAGATCTCTTATtattgtcctactctatgtaattatgtcatctctgcgacactttgttccataatttgtatcatctctgtgatactttgtaagccgcactgaacctactatcgagcgggaaagagcggtgtataaatgccacaaataaataaataaataaatacagctacCTGCCCAAAGCAGAAGAATTTCGACTGGGCAGAATTGGCCAATTTGGTCTTTGGCTGTTGTCATTTGTGTTTTTGTAAATGTAAGTACATCCAAAGTGATAATTAACAGTCCCAAAACTCTCTCcttaccaaatattttttaaatacacaAACATGGATACCTAAGATATCTCTACATTATATATTGGTCATTTTCATTCAGGTATTAATTGCATTCAACATAACtagagtattatttatttattttattacatttgtatcccgcattttcccactcaaagcaggttcagtgcgacttacacagtaaaaggaatacagaatattgttagagagggttaaagttaaatataccagaataatagatgTGATGAGTAGGTAGAAATAGGCAATGGAaaggggagtaaggtgggagatgtggTCTGGGCCAATGTCGTTATCATGAGGGTATGTGTTAGGTAGATTATAGTTCAATACATGACTTTAGGAACCTGTATATCATAACCCACAGCTTACCCGAGAACTCCAcatccagtcaagttttcagaatatctacaaggAAAATGCATCCGAAGTGGCATAAATTGGAACCCTAGTATATCCAAATTTCCCTCATGTATCTTCTTATTCTGGGACTTCAGAATAAGTTTAGGAAGTTCTTTTCACACTCTGTAATTTATGTGATTGACAATaaagggggaattcatcaaggtacGGTAGATGTTCGCCCTCTACCGCACCTTGATGCCccgtgggattcagcaacctgcgggaTCCCAGtaccgcaggttgctgaatcttGGGTCAAGAGAACAATACtgcttttttaaattacatttgtaccccgcgctttcccactcatggcaggctcaatgcggtttatatatatacaggtacttatttgtacc is drawn from Microcaecilia unicolor chromosome 14, aMicUni1.1, whole genome shotgun sequence and contains these coding sequences:
- the LOC115457969 gene encoding olfactory receptor 11H6-like, whose protein sequence is MEGGNQTEVNEFILYGLTISKGSQAALFTLFLLLYSLILIGNIAIIVLVWSNTSLHKPMYIFLGNLSFLEIWYTTTTIPKMLSGLLSKINSISFKGCFTQFYFFFSCGATEHLLLTVMGYDRYLAICHPLRYNTLMSNNKCYIFIASCWIFAFCWASFLVITISKLPFCGPNKINHFLCDPGPLLELSCVRYLRTELTITLYIALLVFTTFVFTFVSYAFIIQTILKIPSSSGRSKAFSTCASHFTVVSIFYGCVMYMYIRPSGNHPFPIDKVIAVFYTVVTPLLNPVIYTLRNKEALEAVKKAMKL